One Phocaeicola dorei genomic region harbors:
- a CDS encoding lysine exporter LysO family protein, giving the protein MKGSLVVVAFFCAGCMIGAVNNFQYDMHSVSMYVLYALMLQVGISIGSNKKLKELIKSLRLKMLLVPMATIAGTLLFSALASLLLSQWSVFDCMAVGSGFAYYSLSSILITQFKEPSIGLQLATELGTIALLANIFREMMALLGAPLIRKYFGQLAPISAAGVNSMDVLLPSITRYSGKDMIPLAIFHGILIDMSVPVFVSFFCNLT; this is encoded by the coding sequence ATGAAAGGCAGTTTGGTTGTTGTCGCATTTTTTTGTGCAGGATGTATGATTGGAGCTGTCAATAATTTCCAGTATGACATGCACTCTGTTTCCATGTATGTGCTTTATGCACTGATGCTCCAAGTAGGAATCAGCATAGGCAGCAATAAGAAATTGAAAGAACTGATTAAAAGCTTACGGCTGAAAATGCTCCTGGTACCGATGGCTACCATTGCGGGAACCTTGCTTTTCTCGGCACTTGCCAGTCTGCTATTAAGCCAATGGAGTGTATTCGACTGTATGGCGGTGGGTAGCGGCTTTGCCTATTATTCGCTTTCCTCCATCCTGATCACACAGTTCAAGGAACCGTCTATCGGGTTACAACTGGCCACCGAATTGGGAACCATTGCATTACTGGCCAATATTTTCCGGGAAATGATGGCCTTACTCGGCGCTCCGCTCATACGGAAATACTTTGGACAGCTGGCCCCTATCTCGGCTGCCGGAGTGAACTCGATGGATGTATTGCTGCCATCCATCACACGCTATTCGGGAAAAGACATGATTCCCTTAGCCATATTCCACGGAATACTGATTGACATGAGCGTTCCTGTTTTCGTATCTTTTTTCTGTAATTTAACGTAA
- a CDS encoding Na+/H+ antiporter NhaC family protein, with the protein MNGEKLTPITNKPSLWALSPLLVFLCLYLVTSIIVDDFYKIPITVAFMASSVYAVCITKGLSLNERMLQYSIGAANKNIMLMIWIFILAGAFAQSAKDIGAIDATVNLTLLLLPDHLLLAGIFLAACFISLSIGTSVGTIVALVPVVAGIADKTDMNLAFMAGIVVGGAFFGDNLSFISDTTIAATRTQGCAMRDKFRVNFMIALPAALMVFGYYIFRGMDVMTTHDIQSVEWIKVLPYLVVLGTAIAGMNVALVLILGIATTGVIGLLTGSISLFDWLGSMGTGITGMGELIIITLMAGGMLELIRFNGGVDYIIQKLTKHVNSKRGAELCIAALVSIANFCTANNTIAIITVGPLANDIATRYRVDKRKSASILDTFSCVIQGIIPYGAQMLIAAKLASLSPLSIIEYLYYPVAIGVFALLSIFLRYPKRYS; encoded by the coding sequence ATGAACGGTGAAAAATTAACCCCAATAACAAATAAACCCAGCTTATGGGCACTCAGTCCATTACTGGTATTTCTATGCCTGTATCTGGTGACATCTATCATCGTAGATGATTTTTATAAAATCCCCATCACGGTTGCTTTCATGGCATCTTCGGTTTATGCAGTATGCATCACCAAAGGACTGAGCCTGAACGAGCGCATGCTGCAATATTCCATCGGCGCAGCCAACAAGAATATCATGCTGATGATCTGGATTTTCATCCTGGCAGGCGCATTCGCCCAAAGCGCCAAAGATATCGGGGCCATTGATGCAACCGTGAATCTTACGCTTCTTCTTCTACCAGACCATCTGCTGCTGGCAGGCATCTTCCTGGCCGCCTGTTTCATCTCGCTCTCCATCGGAACCTCGGTAGGAACCATCGTGGCATTAGTCCCCGTGGTAGCAGGCATTGCGGATAAAACCGATATGAACCTGGCCTTCATGGCGGGTATCGTGGTGGGAGGAGCCTTCTTCGGCGACAACCTTTCGTTCATTTCGGATACTACTATCGCCGCCACCCGCACCCAAGGATGCGCCATGCGTGACAAGTTCCGGGTGAACTTCATGATAGCCCTTCCGGCCGCCCTGATGGTTTTCGGCTACTACATCTTCAGGGGAATGGACGTGATGACCACCCATGACATCCAGTCGGTGGAATGGATCAAAGTCCTCCCCTATCTGGTTGTGCTGGGAACCGCCATAGCAGGGATGAATGTAGCACTCGTACTGATACTGGGCATCGCCACAACGGGAGTGATCGGCCTGCTCACAGGCAGTATCAGCCTATTCGACTGGCTTGGCTCCATGGGCACAGGAATCACCGGAATGGGCGAACTCATCATCATCACCCTGATGGCAGGCGGCATGCTGGAACTGATCCGCTTTAACGGCGGAGTGGACTATATTATCCAAAAACTGACCAAACATGTCAACAGCAAACGCGGAGCCGAACTTTGCATCGCAGCTTTGGTGAGCATCGCCAATTTCTGTACAGCCAACAATACGATAGCCATCATCACAGTGGGACCATTGGCCAACGACATCGCTACCCGTTACAGGGTGGACAAACGCAAGAGTGCAAGTATCCTGGATACTTTCTCGTGTGTCATCCAGGGTATCATCCCTTACGGAGCGCAAATGCTGATTGCCGCCAAGCTGGCTTCCCTTTCTCCTCTGAGCATCATCGAATACTTGTATTATCCGGTAGCTATCGGAGTATTTGCTCTGCTGAGCATTTTTTTGAGATATCCCAAACGATACTCGTGA
- a CDS encoding LysO family transporter: MFTIISIMFVGIGIGYVLRNLQFLQKIEKSTSLTIFLLLFVLGISIGSNSLIINNLGRFGWQAAILATLSILGSMLASFLVFHLFFKKGGKQ; this comes from the coding sequence ATGTTTACTATTATATCTATCATGTTTGTTGGTATCGGTATAGGATATGTATTGCGCAACTTACAGTTTTTACAAAAGATAGAAAAGAGTACCTCACTCACTATCTTCCTGCTGCTGTTTGTTTTGGGAATCTCTATCGGTTCCAACAGCTTAATCATTAACAATTTAGGCAGATTCGGATGGCAGGCGGCTATATTGGCTACATTAAGTATTTTGGGCAGTATGCTAGCTTCCTTCCTGGTATTTCATCTGTTTTTTAAGAAAGGAGGCAAACAATGA
- the uvrA gene encoding excinuclease ABC subunit UvrA encodes MSEEKELINVYGARVHNLKDIDVEIPRNSLTVITGLSGSGKSSLAFDTIFAEGQRRYIETFSAYARNFLGGLERPDVDKITGLSPVISIEQKTTNKNPRSTVGTTTEIYDYLRLLYARAGVAYSYLSGEKMVKYTEEQIIGLIHRDYQGKKIFMLAPLVRTRKGHYKELFEQVRKKGYLYVRVDGEVREIVHGMKLDRYKNHDIEVVIDKLVVSEKDDKRLKQSVATAMQQGEGLIMIYDADTREVRHYSKRLMCPVTGLSYKEPAPHNFSFNSPQGACPRCKGLGYVNLIDVDKVIPDRNLSIYEGAIVPLGKYKNAMIFWQIEALLEKYDFTIKTPVKDMPDDAIDEILYGSDERIKIKSTLIHTSSDYFVTYEGIVKYIQMMQEKDASATAQKWAEQFAKTDVCPECKGARLNKEALHFRIHDKNIYELASMDINELYDWLQQVDSFLEDKQRMIAAEILKEIRTRLKFLLDVGLDYLSLNRTSVSLSGGESQRIRLATQIGSQLVNVLYILDEPSIGLHQRDNLRLINSLKKLRDTGNSVIVVEHDKDMMLAADYVVDMGPKAGRLGGEVVFQGTPKQMLQTGTLTSKYLNGQMKIEIPAERRPGNGKSLWLRGAKGNNLKNVDVEFPLGKLICVTGVSGSGKSTLINDTLQPILSQHFYRSLQEPLPYDSVEGLDYIDKVVNVDQSPLGRTPRSNPATYTGVFSDIRNLFVGLPEAKIRGYKPGRFSFNVTGGRCEACGGNGYKTIEMNFLPDVLVPCEVCHGKRYNRETLEVRYKGKSIADVLDMTINRAVEFFENVPQILNKIKVLQEVGLGYIKLGQPSTTLSGGESQRVKLATELSKRDTGKTMYILDEPTTGLHFEDIRVLMNVLNKLVEKGNTVLVIEHNLDVIKLADYIIDMGPEGGRGGGQVLAAGTPEEVAESKKGYTPKFIKEELEN; translated from the coding sequence ATGAGTGAAGAAAAAGAACTGATTAATGTATACGGTGCCCGTGTACATAACTTGAAAGATATAGATGTTGAAATTCCACGGAACAGCCTGACGGTGATAACCGGATTGAGCGGAAGCGGTAAATCGTCCTTGGCATTCGATACCATCTTCGCCGAAGGGCAGCGGAGATACATTGAGACCTTTTCCGCATACGCCCGTAATTTCCTGGGAGGGTTGGAGCGGCCGGATGTGGATAAGATTACAGGACTCAGTCCGGTAATTTCCATCGAACAGAAAACGACAAACAAGAATCCCCGCTCTACCGTGGGGACTACGACAGAGATATACGATTATCTCCGTTTGCTCTATGCCCGTGCAGGAGTTGCTTATTCTTATCTTTCGGGAGAGAAAATGGTGAAATATACCGAGGAACAGATCATCGGCCTGATTCACCGGGATTATCAGGGTAAGAAGATATTTATGCTTGCCCCGTTGGTACGTACCCGTAAGGGACATTACAAAGAACTTTTCGAGCAAGTGCGCAAGAAAGGTTATCTGTATGTCCGCGTGGACGGCGAGGTGCGCGAGATTGTACACGGCATGAAGCTGGACCGTTATAAAAATCATGATATAGAAGTTGTGATAGATAAGTTGGTCGTATCGGAAAAGGATGACAAACGGCTGAAACAGAGCGTTGCCACTGCCATGCAGCAGGGTGAGGGGCTGATTATGATTTATGACGCCGATACCCGGGAGGTGCGCCATTACAGCAAGCGGTTGATGTGTCCTGTTACCGGACTGTCTTATAAAGAACCTGCTCCTCATAATTTTTCGTTTAACTCTCCGCAGGGAGCTTGCCCCCGTTGTAAGGGGCTGGGGTATGTGAATCTGATTGATGTGGACAAAGTGATTCCCGACAGGAATCTTTCCATTTACGAAGGAGCCATCGTGCCTTTGGGCAAATATAAAAATGCCATGATTTTCTGGCAGATAGAGGCGTTGCTTGAAAAATATGATTTTACGATCAAGACGCCGGTCAAGGATATGCCGGATGATGCGATAGACGAAATACTCTATGGCTCGGATGAGCGTATCAAGATAAAGAGCACCTTAATTCATACCTCTTCCGATTACTTTGTAACTTATGAAGGGATTGTGAAGTACATCCAGATGATGCAGGAGAAAGATGCGTCGGCCACTGCTCAGAAGTGGGCGGAACAGTTTGCCAAGACCGATGTTTGTCCCGAATGCAAGGGCGCGCGTCTGAACAAGGAGGCGTTGCATTTCCGTATCCATGACAAGAACATTTATGAACTGGCAAGCATGGATATTAACGAACTGTATGACTGGTTGCAACAGGTCGATTCTTTTTTGGAAGACAAGCAGCGCATGATTGCCGCCGAGATTTTGAAGGAGATCCGTACCCGTCTTAAGTTTCTGTTGGATGTGGGACTGGATTATCTTTCACTGAACCGCACCTCGGTATCCCTTTCGGGAGGCGAGAGCCAGCGCATCCGTCTGGCAACTCAAATCGGCTCCCAGCTGGTGAACGTGCTTTATATTCTGGATGAACCGAGTATCGGATTACACCAACGGGACAACCTCCGCCTTATCAACTCTTTGAAGAAGTTGCGTGACACAGGTAACTCTGTCATCGTGGTGGAGCATGACAAGGATATGATGCTGGCGGCAGACTATGTGGTTGATATGGGACCGAAGGCGGGCCGCCTGGGAGGCGAGGTAGTGTTTCAGGGGACTCCGAAACAAATGCTTCAGACAGGAACGCTTACCTCTAAGTATTTAAACGGACAGATGAAGATAGAGATACCGGCCGAACGCCGCCCCGGTAACGGGAAATCCTTATGGCTGAGAGGGGCGAAGGGGAACAACCTGAAGAATGTGGATGTGGAATTTCCTTTGGGAAAACTCATTTGTGTCACAGGGGTGTCCGGCAGTGGTAAATCCACGCTGATAAACGATACCTTGCAGCCCATCCTGTCACAGCATTTCTACCGTTCTTTGCAGGAACCTCTGCCCTATGACAGTGTGGAGGGACTGGACTATATAGATAAGGTGGTGAATGTGGACCAGTCACCGCTGGGTAGGACACCGCGTTCCAATCCGGCCACCTATACAGGGGTATTCTCGGATATCCGGAATCTGTTTGTCGGTCTGCCCGAAGCGAAGATCCGTGGCTATAAGCCGGGGCGTTTCTCGTTCAATGTAACCGGAGGACGCTGCGAGGCTTGCGGTGGTAACGGATACAAGACCATCGAAATGAATTTCCTGCCCGATGTGCTAGTGCCTTGCGAGGTTTGTCACGGCAAACGATACAACCGCGAGACGCTGGAAGTGCGCTATAAGGGTAAATCCATAGCCGATGTACTGGACATGACCATCAATCGTGCTGTAGAGTTCTTTGAGAATGTGCCTCAGATTCTGAATAAAATCAAAGTGCTGCAAGAGGTGGGGTTGGGATATATTAAACTGGGACAGCCTTCCACCACCTTGTCGGGCGGAGAGAGCCAGCGTGTGAAACTGGCTACGGAACTGTCCAAGCGTGATACCGGAAAAACGATGTATATTCTGGATGAGCCTACTACCGGGCTTCATTTCGAAGATATCCGTGTGCTGATGAATGTACTGAACAAACTGGTGGAAAAAGGCAATACCGTTCTGGTTATCGAACATAACCTGGACGTTATCAAACTGGCGGATTACATCATCGATATGGGTCCCGAAGGCGGACGGGGCGGAGGACAGGTACTTGCGGCCGGAACTCCCGAGGAAGTGGCCGAAAGCAAAAAAGGATATACCCCGAAGTTTATAAAAGAAGAATTGGAAAATTAA
- a CDS encoding peptide MFS transporter: MFEGQPKGLYALALANTGERFGYYTMLAIFTLFLQAKFGFTAATTSTIFASFLAGVYFMPLIGGILADKFGYGKMVTTGIVIMFAGYVLLAIPMATNIGLYSMFGALALIALGTGLFKGNLQVMVGNLYDAPEYSAKRDTAFSLFYMAINIGALFAPTAATAMTNYVLGKAGFSYVPQIPSLAHQFLDGTITAEGEATLTAMQSAQNFTGSMADFCTTYIDKLSEAYNYGFGVACISLVASMAIYVIFRSTFKHADYNSKQAKPANVHEEELTPAQTKERIVALLLVFAVVIFFWMAFHQNGLTMTFFARDYTAHEVTGLDRLGFSVWNLALLIVTVYAGFSLFQSKTGKGKLISGVIATLALVILGVNYGTMDPTLPILPQIFQQFNPFFVVALTPVSLAVFGSLAKKGKEPSAPRKIGIGMVIAAVGFMLLAFGSFGLPTPAEVEANGIAESALVSPNWLISTYLVLTFAELFLSPMGISFVSKVAPPKYKGAMMGLWFVATAIGNYLVAIIGYLWGDMQLWMVWSVLIVCCLLSALFIFSIMKKLEKVAK; this comes from the coding sequence ATGTTTGAAGGACAGCCTAAAGGCTTATACGCATTAGCTCTCGCCAATACCGGCGAACGCTTTGGTTATTACACCATGCTTGCTATTTTCACTCTCTTCTTGCAAGCGAAATTCGGCTTTACAGCCGCCACGACGTCAACAATCTTTGCCAGTTTCCTGGCAGGAGTGTATTTCATGCCGCTGATCGGAGGTATTCTGGCTGATAAATTCGGTTATGGCAAGATGGTTACTACCGGTATCGTTATCATGTTTGCCGGTTATGTCTTGCTGGCTATCCCGATGGCAACTAATATCGGATTGTATTCCATGTTCGGCGCTCTTGCCCTGATTGCTTTGGGAACCGGACTTTTCAAGGGAAATCTGCAAGTAATGGTAGGTAATCTGTATGATGCTCCCGAGTATAGTGCGAAACGTGATACCGCTTTCAGTTTGTTCTATATGGCAATCAACATCGGCGCCCTGTTCGCTCCGACTGCCGCTACTGCCATGACCAACTATGTGTTGGGCAAAGCAGGTTTCAGCTATGTACCCCAGATACCTTCTTTGGCACACCAGTTCCTTGATGGTACGATAACGGCTGAAGGTGAGGCCACACTGACTGCCATGCAGAGCGCACAGAATTTCACAGGAAGTATGGCCGATTTCTGTACTACCTATATTGATAAATTGTCTGAAGCTTATAACTATGGTTTCGGTGTAGCTTGTATTTCACTGGTTGCCTCTATGGCTATTTATGTTATTTTCCGTTCTACATTCAAACATGCCGATTACAACTCCAAGCAGGCTAAACCGGCCAATGTACACGAAGAAGAGCTGACTCCCGCACAGACTAAAGAACGTATCGTTGCTTTGCTGCTGGTATTCGCGGTGGTAATTTTCTTCTGGATGGCATTCCATCAGAACGGTCTTACCATGACTTTCTTCGCCCGTGACTATACGGCACATGAGGTAACCGGTCTGGACCGCCTTGGCTTCAGTGTATGGAATCTGGCTCTTCTCATTGTAACCGTTTATGCAGGTTTCTCATTGTTCCAGTCCAAGACAGGCAAGGGCAAATTGATTTCAGGCGTTATTGCTACCCTGGCTCTTGTCATTTTAGGAGTCAATTATGGTACTATGGACCCTACATTGCCTATTCTTCCTCAGATTTTCCAACAGTTTAATCCCTTCTTCGTAGTAGCTCTGACTCCGGTATCACTGGCTGTATTCGGTTCGTTGGCAAAGAAAGGAAAAGAACCATCAGCTCCGCGTAAAATCGGTATCGGTATGGTGATTGCCGCAGTAGGTTTCATGTTGCTGGCATTCGGCTCATTCGGTCTGCCTACTCCTGCAGAAGTAGAAGCGAACGGTATTGCCGAAAGTGCATTGGTTTCACCCAACTGGCTGATTTCAACTTATCTGGTATTGACTTTTGCTGAATTGTTCCTGTCACCGATGGGTATCTCGTTTGTTTCCAAAGTAGCTCCTCCTAAGTATAAAGGTGCTATGATGGGACTTTGGTTCGTAGCTACTGCTATCGGTAACTATCTGGTGGCTATCATCGGTTATTTGTGGGGTGATATGCAGTTGTGGATGGTATGGAGTGTATTGATCGTATGCTGTTTGCTTTCTGCATTGTTTATCTTCTCTATCATGAAGAAATTGGAAAAGGTTGCGAAATAA
- the ybaK gene encoding Cys-tRNA(Pro) deacylase produces MKEKIAKTNVARLLDKAKIAYELIPYEVDENDLSAVHVAASLGENIEQVFKTLVLHGDKSGYFVCVIPGEHEVDLKMVAKVSGNKKCDLIPMKELLPLTGYIRGGCSPIGMKKHFPTYIHETCITFPFIYISAGIRGLQIKIAPDDLIKETKAEICSLFTE; encoded by the coding sequence ATGAAAGAGAAGATAGCTAAAACCAACGTAGCCCGTCTGCTTGATAAAGCCAAGATAGCATACGAGCTTATTCCATACGAAGTAGACGAGAATGACCTCAGCGCCGTTCACGTTGCCGCCAGTTTGGGCGAGAACATAGAACAAGTCTTCAAGACTTTGGTGCTTCATGGGGATAAATCAGGATATTTTGTCTGTGTCATACCCGGCGAGCACGAGGTAGATTTAAAAATGGTGGCAAAAGTCTCAGGTAACAAGAAATGCGACCTGATCCCCATGAAAGAGTTGCTTCCCCTAACAGGATATATCCGGGGAGGATGTTCTCCCATCGGCATGAAAAAACATTTCCCCACCTATATACACGAGACTTGCATCACATTTCCATTTATTTATATCAGTGCCGGTATCCGCGGATTACAGATAAAAATAGCTCCCGATGACTTGATAAAAGAAACGAAAGCAGAGATATGTTCCCTTTTCACCGAATAA
- a CDS encoding DUF4373 domain-containing protein: MDYTEQFIRLNCSLMSDYKMMKLNAEMKCMGIGLYIQMILFLRRQQEYKHDFNELDLLAEQWGATVENLQHLIKDFNLFVITEDGYFRCLYLDEVMGYQNKLSEQRAAAGSKGGRSSKKKTAQIAEKVITSTVLVAADKEADDEANNKENGAKCMKNTIEKSDDENIAENTIQYIDNECVNECSQASVKQNFIREEKNREEKKKKDDVNIIQRNIDVDGKIAVVAELFRNIEFTPRWKRYINEAFPVRTQAATARMMSVLEERGIGPPKKNYASHGLLRVIDH, from the coding sequence ATGGATTACACCGAACAGTTTATCCGGCTGAATTGCAGCTTGATGTCAGATTACAAAATGATGAAGCTGAATGCCGAAATGAAATGCATGGGAATAGGATTATATATTCAAATGATATTGTTCCTGCGAAGGCAACAGGAATACAAACACGATTTTAACGAGTTGGATTTGTTGGCTGAACAATGGGGGGCTACAGTGGAAAATTTGCAGCATCTCATTAAAGACTTTAACTTGTTCGTCATAACGGAGGACGGATATTTCCGATGCCTGTATCTAGATGAGGTGATGGGTTATCAGAATAAGCTTTCGGAGCAACGTGCAGCCGCCGGTAGCAAAGGCGGAAGAAGCAGCAAGAAAAAGACTGCGCAAATAGCTGAAAAAGTAATCACTTCTACTGTGCTGGTGGCAGCAGATAAAGAAGCGGATGACGAAGCAAACAATAAGGAAAACGGTGCAAAATGCATGAAAAATACGATTGAAAAAAGTGATGATGAAAATATAGCCGAAAATACGATTCAATATATTGATAATGAATGTGTTAATGAGTGTTCACAAGCAAGCGTTAAGCAAAACTTTATAAGAGAAGAAAAGAATAGAGAAGAGAAGAAAAAGAAAGATGATGTAAACATCATACAAAGAAACATCGACGTCGACGGAAAAATTGCTGTTGTTGCTGAACTTTTCAGAAACATAGAATTTACACCTCGGTGGAAACGCTATATCAATGAGGCTTTCCCCGTCCGGACTCAGGCGGCTACAGCGCGTATGATGTCGGTTCTGGAAGAAAGGGGAATTGGACCACCCAAGAAAAACTACGCGTCACATGGATTGCTGAGAGTTATTGACCACTAA
- a CDS encoding LysM peptidoglycan-binding domain-containing protein — MKFIRALYLIAALSASSTGMMAQIQSSGYFLHTITKGQSLYSIASMYNVTTGDIVKMNPGSDQKIKTGETLKIPQKNSGTEQQMFHTIQSGETLYKLTQRYGVTAQRICQANPGLSAENFRIGQVIVIPAKVTDSEEIIMNEVKAAQTTKPVTTSTPLKPNCRDMHKVERKETIFSISRLYGITEAELIAANPELRTEKLKKGKFLCIPYPKDTKTETPVNNTPAVIPTDDQLFNESKKEARKISTIKAAVMLPFMTDGKGNRDEQTRMVEYYEGFLMAVDSLKEKGVSIDLYSYDTHNNTSSIKNILDRSELKSMDIIFGPAYPDQVKPVAEFAKKNNIRLVVPFTSKGNEVFNNPAIYQINTPQSYLYSEVYEHFTRKFTTANVIFLDAEDGDKDKVDFIKGLKEELKNKRIPFTELKGENITPESLKAAMNHSMDNVFIPTSGTNVALIKLLPQLIVTSRDNPDYRMQLFGYPEWQTYTNDHLASFYELDTYFYSSFYTNNLFPEAVQFSSAYRKWYSKDMLNSFPKYGMLGFDTGYFFLKGLSQYGNKLEDKLDKVAVTPIQTGFKFERVNNWGGFINRKVFFVHFTKDFELIKLDFE; from the coding sequence ATGAAATTTATTCGAGCATTATATCTTATCGCAGCCTTGTCTGCCAGCAGCACCGGAATGATGGCTCAAATACAGTCTTCCGGCTATTTCCTGCACACCATCACCAAAGGGCAAAGTCTTTATTCCATAGCCAGCATGTATAATGTCACTACCGGTGACATCGTTAAAATGAACCCCGGCAGTGACCAGAAAATTAAAACCGGTGAAACATTGAAGATTCCACAAAAGAACAGCGGAACGGAACAGCAGATGTTCCATACCATCCAGTCGGGTGAAACCTTGTACAAGCTGACACAACGCTATGGAGTAACCGCACAACGCATCTGCCAGGCAAATCCCGGGCTGAGCGCGGAGAATTTCCGTATCGGACAGGTTATCGTAATTCCCGCCAAAGTAACGGACAGCGAGGAGATAATTATGAACGAGGTGAAAGCTGCACAGACTACCAAGCCGGTCACCACTTCCACCCCACTGAAACCCAATTGCAGGGACATGCATAAAGTGGAACGCAAGGAAACCATATTCAGCATCAGCCGCCTGTATGGCATCACAGAAGCCGAACTGATTGCCGCCAATCCTGAACTGCGTACCGAAAAACTGAAAAAAGGAAAGTTCCTTTGTATTCCATATCCTAAGGATACAAAGACCGAAACACCTGTGAATAATACGCCTGCCGTAATTCCCACGGATGACCAGCTGTTTAATGAAAGCAAGAAGGAGGCACGCAAAATATCTACCATCAAAGCTGCCGTAATGCTGCCATTCATGACAGACGGTAAGGGCAACCGTGACGAACAGACACGTATGGTGGAATACTATGAAGGCTTCCTGATGGCAGTAGACAGCTTGAAGGAAAAAGGAGTATCCATCGACCTGTACTCATACGACACCCATAACAATACTTCTTCCATCAAGAACATTCTGGATAGAAGTGAATTGAAGAGCATGGATATTATCTTCGGCCCAGCTTATCCCGACCAGGTGAAACCGGTTGCAGAATTTGCCAAGAAAAACAATATCCGGCTGGTAGTACCTTTTACCTCCAAAGGGAATGAAGTTTTCAACAATCCCGCCATCTATCAGATAAATACTCCCCAATCTTATTTATATTCGGAAGTTTATGAGCATTTTACCCGCAAGTTTACAACCGCCAATGTTATCTTCCTGGATGCAGAAGATGGTGATAAAGACAAAGTGGATTTTATAAAAGGGCTGAAAGAGGAGTTAAAAAACAAACGCATTCCTTTTACCGAATTAAAAGGGGAAAATATTACTCCGGAATCATTGAAAGCCGCGATGAACCATAGTATGGATAATGTATTCATCCCGACTTCCGGCACCAACGTGGCATTGATAAAACTGTTACCACAACTGATTGTGACCTCCCGTGACAATCCCGACTACCGTATGCAGTTATTCGGCTATCCGGAATGGCAGACCTATACCAACGACCATCTGGCCAGTTTCTATGAACTGGACACCTATTTCTATTCTTCGTTTTACACAAACAATTTATTTCCGGAAGCCGTTCAGTTCTCATCGGCTTACCGCAAATGGTACAGCAAGGATATGCTCAACTCATTCCCTAAATATGGTATGCTGGGATTCGATACAGGATATTTCTTCCTGAAGGGCCTGTCCCAATACGGCAACAAACTGGAAGACAAACTGGACAAGGTGGCTGTCACCCCTATCCAGACCGGATTTAAATTTGAACGCGTAAACAACTGGGGTGGATTTATCAATCGCAAAGTGTTCTTCGTTCATTTTACCAAGGACTTTGAACTGATTAAACTTGATTTTGAATAA